Within the Apus apus isolate bApuApu2 chromosome 8, bApuApu2.pri.cur, whole genome shotgun sequence genome, the region tctgaaaacagaagttgaGAACTATCTTCTGCGTGCTTGAAGCTGAGGAACAGGGGTGGTGTTAGGTGGGGTTTCAGTGTGTCCTGCTTCATAGGAACTGATTGGAATGATTCCTTCTGGTTCTGGTTTTAAATCTGAAGAGAAACTGagtattatttatttcctctgcgttgcttctgctgctttaataAACTAACTGAAATTTAAAGGCCTTAACTGACAAACATTTAACTTCATGAGTCCAGTGCAGCAAGCCAGTCCCAACCAGTGGTTCCACCATGTGAAGCAGTGTTGGTTGTCCCTCAGGGAAGAGGTTCCTCTCAGAGCTGTGTGTCCATGGCCCAGCTGAGCTGAACCTCTGGTGTGTCTGTGGCAGGTGCTGTCGGACGAGGAGAAGCGGAAGCAGTACGATGCCTACGGTGAGGAGGGCTTGAAGGATGGGCACCAGAGCTCCCATGGAGACATCTTCTCCCAGTAAGGATGTTTTGCTGCTTTAGGCTGTTCTGCAGCTGGGATTTAAATTTGGTTGGGGTTCCTGCACACCGTTGGTGTGGGGAGATGCTGGGTGAAGGGTTTTGGGCCAGGTGCGTGTCTGGGGATTTGAAGAAGcaccttcacagtgaagaacCCAGCTGCAGGTCTCAGTGGTGTGTCTTGGGCCTTTCTCCAAGAGCAGTGAGTGGAAACCAGGGGTGTCTTCCCACAGGGACAGCTCTTGGCCACTGTGGGTATTTCTGTGAttcccattcataagctgatccagcagttggcttcatcctggctcaaaccaggacactcagATGCTGCAGCTTCATTAAACACACAGAAACTCTCCTGTTCTCTGGCAAGTGATTGATGAGTGACCTGTCAGATCATGTGGGCACTTTGGGGGTCACTTTTTCCTTGGCAGAGTGAAGCTGTGGGGCCTCAGGCTGCATTTCAGAGCAACAGGACAGTTTAGATCATTAAAAACCTGAGAGCATTTGCATGTTGCTCAGGCAGAACCTGATCTTCTGTTTGTTCATGGCCCCTTTGGTTCTGGCTAGGCACaaatttactgaaataattcttcaaGTTGCTCATCTGGTGTGATCCTGCTGGGGGAGAACTTGCAGACTCTGCTGGTctgttttgaggaaaaatatgCAGGACTTGGAAcacctgcctgtgaggaaaggctgggagagctggggctgctcagctgagagaaaaggaggctgaggggggatctgatcagtgctgatcaatatctacagggggtgtcaggaggatgggccagactctgctcaggggtgtccagggacaggacaaggggcaatgggcacatactggagctcaggagggtcaagttcaagatgaggaaaagcttcttgactgtgagggtggcagagccctgggacaggctgcccagggaggctgtggagtctccatccctggagacattccagccccagctggatgtgttcctgtgggatctgctctaggggatcctgctctggcaggggggttggactggatggtctccagaggttccttccaacctgatGACTCTGGAACCCAACCTGTAGCACtccctggctgtgccagagAGGAAGCACCACTCACAGTTTGCACCTTGTGGTGATGGTCCTGAGCAGGGGTGCAGTCCAGAGAGGGCTTCTCTGAGGCAGTGGTCAGATTTTGGGAGTGTTGGCATCCCAATTCCTGCCCCAAAGTTCTTCCAAAGTGACTCCTTTGTTTGAAGGCATCAGCTTGTGTCCTTGAGGAGCAAAAAGTGGCACCAGGATTTGTGGAGACTGGGAGCatttccccagcagcactgggctgcTGCCTTGGGTTGCCTCTCTTCAGCAAAGCCCTGTTGGATCCAAATTCCTTCCTGAACTAATGGGTGtcttttcttccagcttctttGGGGACTTTGGGTTCATGTTTGGAGGTAACCCTCGCCAACAGGACAGGAACATTCCCCGAGGAAGCGACATCATCGTGGACCTGGAGGTGACCCTAGAGGAGGTGTATTCAGGAAACTTTGTGGAAGTAAGTTGACCTCTTtgcctcttcctccctcctgtgTCTTCTCAGGTGTGCCATGCCTGCTTTGCCACTGCTCAGGGTGATGTCTGCTCCCAAAGGATACAGCCAAACCAGAGCTTTGTCCTCTTAGTGTCTGGCAGTGCCAGCAGATGATGTTGTGGTGCTGTTTGCTGGTAGTTAACTGAAGAAACAAGGTGTTTATTCAGCTTTACCACTTGCCAGCTTCCCTCTAAAGGGATGTTTCTGGTGCTAGTAGCTGATTTATTGGCTGGCAGGGACTAGCTGgaccttttttctctccctagAGTTTAGAGATATTTGAGGGCCTCCAATTCTTTTtgtcattctttaaaaaaataaaaccactgtgAGGATTTTTCGTGGCCTCTTCAGGTGGTCAAACATGGCACTGCAGAATTCTGGATGACACACCTGGCAAATCTCTGGTGGCCTTCTAATTTtgcttcatatttctttttgagCTACATTTCTGGTGCTGCCagtccctgctctcctgcatgTTGGAATTTGCATGGATTTGTGTTCTCCTGAATATCTGGGTAAATGCAGAAATCCAAATCATTTTGCCCCTTGTGCAGAACAATAAGCTTTTGTAACCAAAGGTGGCAGATACTTCATCCTAGTGCTGCCTTTCCTGTTTAGAAAAGTGtgctgaaggaggaagaaaatgttaataatgATGCCAGAGACTGTTCCCTGGTATTTTGGCATCTCAGGTGTGGTCAGGAAGAGGTTGAAGGTGGAAACTTACCAGTCGTGTTTTACCAAGACCACGTGGAGGCAGCAGAAAGtgcatgggggaaaaaaaaaaacaccaacaagaCCAACACACAACAAAGCCAAACTACGTTCAGGCTGGTTGAGAAATCCTGGTGGAGAGGAGGCAGGAAtgctgggctgtgccctgggatcaaccttttcctttcctacAGGTTGTCAGGAACAAGCCCGTGGCCAGACAGGCACCTGGCAAGCGGAAATGCAACTGCCGGCAGGAGATGAGGACCACCCAGCTGGGTCCTGGGCGATTCCAGATGACTCAAGAAGTTGTTTGTGATGAATGTCCCAACGTCAAGTGAGTTTTATGCTCTTTACTGTGGCTGTTTATCCAAAACCTGCCGCTAGATGGGGGAAAAGTGTCTGTCCAGTGAGACCTGAGGGGGTTGGAAAAGCTCGACAAACGTCTTTATTCTTGCATTAGACACAACCAGCTTTAGCAGCTGTAGAGCTCCCCAGTTTGCTCTTCcagcctcttcttccttcaACAGTCAGACCACAGGGGAAGTTCCACAACTAAATTTGAATAAACAAAGCCAGGGAAGCCCACAGTTTccagctgggaagagctggacacagaacaCTGTGTAGTGACACATCCGGGTGCTGACTGCGTTTAGGAGCTTAGCTTTGCCTGCCTGTGAGCAGTACTCACCCCCTGGTTTAGATGTGTGAGCAAGGGGAAAGTGTGTCTTAACTGGTGAGGGTCTTCTCATCACCACAGGAACATAAGTAGATGCCACCACCCACCCTTAAAAACTTAATCCTTGgctgctcttccctttcccaggCTCGTGAACGAGGAGCGGACGCTGGAAGTGGAGATCGAGCCAGGCGTGAGGGATGGGATGGAGTATCCCTTCATTGGGGAAGGTGGGTGTTTGGgcactgccctgctgctcctgtccctctgcccaAGGAGCTGATGTCCTTCACCAAGGAAAGGACAGCATTAACGTGATGGGAAgtagctctggggaaaaaagacctgggagtcaTGGTGGGTAACGGGGTGACCGTGCCATTCTgggggtgcattaagaagagtgtgttgagcaggtgaagggaggttctcctgcccctctgctctgccctggtgaggcttcacctggagcactggggacagttctgggctgcccagttcaagagggacaaggagctactggagagagtccagcacagggcactgaggtgatgaaggggctggagcatctgcctgtgaggaaaggctgggagagctggggctgttcagctggagaaaaagaggctgaggggggatctgatcagtgctgagcAATATCTccaggaggtggcaggaggatgggccagactctgctcaggggtgtccagggacaggacaaggggtaatgggcacaaattgGAGCTCAGGAGGTTCAAgataaacatgaggaaaagcttcttgactgtgagggtggcagagccctgggacaggctgcccagggaggctgtggagtctccatccctggagacattccaaccccacctggatgtgttcctgtgggatctgctctaggggatcctgctctggcagggggttggactggatgatctccagaggtcccttccaaccccagccacTCTGATCCTATGGGATGCAGGTGTCAGGGCTGTGAGCTCACCCGGGCAGTGCTCAGCAAGCCCCAGGCTCCTTAGGACAGTTAAACAGGGTTTCAGTCACATAAAGATCAGCTAGTTGGGttgttgtagtttttttttctttttaatagatAAGCTGCAAATATCTGTGTTGATCATGCTGCATGTTTCTTCAATTATTACCAACCAGCTCCTTTCAACAgagctttcctctccctctcccaggtGAGCCCCACGTGGATGGGGAGCCCGGTGATCTGCGCTTCCGGATAAAAGTCCTTAAGTAAGTAGCTGGCCTGGTTAGACCTCTCTTTCTGGTTCCTGTGAAGGAAGCTTGTAAGCAATTTTCTGGCTAGTATAGCCTGCTTGGCTACATCCAAGCTTGGCCTTCAGCAGGGTTGGTGCAGCCAGAGGTCTGGTACTCAGGGCTGTGCAGGATCTCCAACCCTCCTGGAGTAGCTGGATCCAGCACTCTTAAGATGATGCAAGAATTCCATTTTGATTTAATTTGGCTTGAATTCTGGCATTCATTAGTGAGTACCTCTGTGAAGCACATGAAAGATCTCCTTTTTCCCTAAGAATTCTGTCTCCCTGTTGTAAGGAAATGCACCATTAAGGGAACTGTTGCATGAGTCACAGCTTCTTGACACGCCTCACCACTCATTGCCCCAGAAATAGAAAGGTTCTTGAGCAGCACATGCCTCACACAGGAAAGTGAAGCTCCATTTCATTcattcctcccttcccctttaCTTTGGGAATCCTCCAAACCCAAAAATAGAGGGGAGGAAGCTGCAAGACCTATTTCCCcaatgggaaaggagaaaaaaatcccaatgtCTTCTTTCCACAGACATCCAGTCTTTGAAAGAAGAGGAGATGACTTGTACACAAACGTGACAATCTCGCTGGTCGAGGCACTTACAGGCTTTGAGATGGACATTGCCCACTTGGATGGGCACAAGGTGAGGcagtgctttgctttcttgCTGTTGTGTAAGAGAAAATTCACCTTCAGGtctcctgtgctgggggttAGCTTGCTTGGGGTCCTTGCAGCTACTGGATGTGTGCAGTATCCCTCCTGCTGGAGCCTTCCAGCCCAATTCCCATGGAGCCCAAACAGGCTTTATACAAGGTGTGGTTCTTTGTTTCAggctgtcccagcagctcctgtgtgtGCTGCCTTGGGTGGTGTTAGTCCTGGCACTAACACTGCCTGGATCCCATGAACATCCCTGCTTTTGGCAAGGAAGCAACATCAGCTGGAGCTTTCCAGTGGCTTGGAAAAGGCACTGAAGGATTggggtgcacacacacacaccccccactAGTGATGCTCTGAAATGGCTTTTTCTCTCCAGGTTCATGTTGCCCGGGATAAAATTACAAAACCTGGAGCCAAGCtgtggaagaaaggagaagggcTTCCCAACTTTGATAACAACAATATCAAAGGCTCACTAATAATAACATTTGATGTGGAGTTCCCCAAAGAGCAGCTGACAAACCAGCAGAGAGAAGGTACGCGTTCCAAAATCTCTGTCCTGGCAGTGGCTGCACAGCCCCCTCTCCAAAGCTGATAAGAAGCTGGCACAGCTGAACCCAGGGCCTGGAGCTCTCAGGAGGggctctctcccctccccacacctTTCTACAACACTTGGCTGGTGCCCTGAGATTAACTTTCCCTTTGAAGTGAGCAAGTGTGGCTGGGGCAGTTGCAGGGAGCCAGATTAGGATGGGATGTGCCTGTGCTGGGATGCAGCACTTGGCCAAGCTGGCAGGTGCTTTGTTGTGTCACTGACCATCTGTCTGAGCTGAATGACTTGCTGGGCTtagctcctgcctgccttgcctCTGCTGGAATGGGATCacaagcagctttccagcccctgctcctgctttctTAGAGGCAAGATTGTGAAATTCCTTCTGCTCACAGGGATTAAGGGtgtcctggagcagcaggagagggttgttcctctctgcagctcctttttCCCTGGGTGTGCCATGGGTGCAATGCAGGTGTTTTGTAGGAGAGGTCTGCTCCTCAGCTTCAGTGCTCAAATGGAAACTTGATGAACCATGTAGAAATCCTCAGCTGGCAGGAGAGTGAACACTGTATTCCCAGCTGGAAATTCCTCCTGGcttcagcagcctctgcagaaggttctgctgctctgctcaacatcagagcaggcagcaaggGCCCCATCCTCAGCTGCAGGGCACAGGAGGTCCTGGCATGTAGCAGTGCAGCTCTTCAGGAAATCCCCACCCCCACAGCTTCTTCCTGCTGGTCAGGGCTgttgtgctttcttcttctgaaagCCTGAGTGGATTCTAGCAGCTGTCCTGGTAGAATGAGGCAAATGAGCAGCTTTCCTGGACTCCTCAAGCTTGTAGAGGGAAGCCAAGCCATGGGTGGGCTTTCCTCAGCCCTTGGGGTCCAGTTGgtacctgcagctgcagggttGACTGTGacttctctgcagctctctgagCTGTGCTTTGAGTGAACCTGTGTTGTGTTTTGCCCCCTGTGCTTTCCTGCCTGTGCCAAAGAGTGTTGTGTCCCatcagggctgcagagctcatGGCTTGGTTGGTCAAGTTAGGTTTAATGGTCAAGTTAGGtttagtggttggacttgatgatctccaaggccttttttaaccaaaatgattccatgaggagtccccatccctggagggatctAAAAGCcttggagatggtgctgagggatgtggcTTGGTTGGTCAAGTTGGGttgaatggttggacttgatgatctccaaggtcttttccaaccaaaataattccatGAGTCCATGACCACATTGGAGTGAAGTCTCATTCCAGGTTCTGCTGCCCTCCTTGAAGCTTCATAAGGTGGCAGCACCTCCAACAGGTGAGaggttttttccagctgttgctCTTGGCAGTTTGTGAGGAAACTGGTCATAGAGCAGTGAGAGGAGCTTGTGTGTGAGTCAGAATTCCTCACAGGCCTTTAGGGATAACCCAGGAACAGGGAGGTGATGGCACTGGCATGAGTGTGTTTCCAGACATGGAACCTCTGGGTGTTTCACTCCCTCCTACAGCAattccccagctcccaggggaAGGTGACTGGGTGGGTGCACTTCTGTGTGCATTAAGATCTCCAAACATCCAGGGATTTCAGGAGTGTTAGGAGGGAACAGGTCAGTTCCAGTTGGGTGGCAGCAGTTCAGTGTACACATTCAGAGGAAGACTGGAGGCTTCAGAATTCAAAACatccctttttttcttatgcttggCACTGCTCCTAACTTCTTATCTCCTAACTTCTTATCTCCTAACCAAACgtgcagctcctggggcagtcagaggctgctctgcctccaggAGCTCCACTCTAGTCTAAGCTTTAGAGTCAGATAAATAATAAAGCTTTCTTTCCTGCTACTGTGACATCAGGGAATTTCTTGCCTGGCTTTCTGTTTGACATATTTCTCAATCTGCTGGCACTTGTTTATTGTCTGGTTTGGTGAGCCCATGCTTATTGGAGGCTTTTGTCCACTTGGGTTCCTGATTAGAAGACAGGAATGTTCTCCCAAGAGATGGGTGGGCTTTTAGATCAGAGTCTGGTTGAGCCTGGGGtacaatttcttctttttccaagtTCTTCCCTGCTTAATGTCAccagtttctgctgcttttaggtgaagcagctttttctgagctgcaagctgaacttcttgcctgtgagggtgacagagccctgggacaggctgcccagggaggctgtggagtctccatccctgcagacattccagccccagctggatgtgttcctgtgggatctgctctaggggatcctgctctggcaggggggttggactggatggtctccagaggttCCTCCCAACCCTGACGACTCCATTCTTGAGCTCTGGAGTGCTTGGGAGAacagcaggaggcagcaaagGGCCCCGATTGTGTTGTGACCCTGGTGGGGTCACAAGAATCTCCCAAGTAGTACCATTCCTGGTGGGAATTCAACACAGAGAACCTGTTGAAATACCCTGTGCACTAACGAGGGTGTCCTTCTGGCTAGCAGGAGGTACAGGAATGGTGCTAATCCTGCTTTTTCCAGGGTTACTGGAGCACACCTTTCTCCAGCTGTGTCCTTCCTTTCCAAGAACACCACTTCCAGGAGGCACATCCTCTTACCCAGCAGCCAGGAAGTGACCTAGAGCCTCCTtgggctgcagaggggaggTGAAACTTGTCTTGCACCCCCCTGCAGAATGACCCATCTGTGCTGATGAGCAGCTTCCCTGTGGGGGACTCACTTTGTCCTCCTGCTGAGGAGATTCCTGAGTGGAGAAAAGAGTAGGGAGACTTAGCTGGAGTTCCTGAAGAAGGACTTCCAGAGTGTGAAAGCTGGAGGGGTGTTTCCTGTACAAGTCAATGGGTTGATTTAATTCCTGCCTCACCTAAAGTTACCACCTAGGGTGGTATTTTCCAGGTCTGACCTGCTGTGCAGCCATGGATAGGGTGACACTGTGACCCTGGCTTcagtggagcagcagagcaagctgctctgAGGCAGGGACTGCCAGCCTGGCTTCTGTCCTGCTTCTGTCTTGCTTTGTTGCAGTTTTGGGAACATCCAGCAGCAGAATTACAGCAGTTcagcttctatttttttctgttatttgaaAGCTACCTGTGGTGTGAGGGGTTTTGCTTCCTCACAACCCTCCCTCAggctgggtgggtgctgggcagagcagggatgctgctgcacCCTGAGGGGCCCCATGGATGTGGGAGTCCTGACTTGAAAGAGGGATTCCCCTCTAGTTATCTCTGGAAAAAGTGTGACACATCCATTCTTGCCAATctgcttcctctgcctcctgtgGAATTTTAGTAGCAGTGaactcttccagttttcatccatccccccttgtcctctccctccctgcccttgtcccaagcccctccccagctttcctggagccccttcaggcactggaaggtgctctcaggtctccctggagccttctcttctccaagctgaacaccccaactctcccagcctggctccagagcagagctgctccagcccttggatcatctccatgttctcctctggcctctctccagcagctccatgtcctcctggtgttgggggctccagaactgaacacagttgTCAGttggggtctcaccagagcagagcagaggggacaatcccctccttgtccctgctgcccaccctgctggTGGTTCACACTCCTTTGGTTGCCTCTCTTGATGTTCTCAAGATTGTTTGCAATGTCCAGACACCTGAGCTCAGCCCCTAGAGCTGACCTGCCAGCCAAATGTGTAACAGCAACAAATGCAGAGCCCTGTTCCTCTGTGTGCCAGGCAGTGAcactctcctttctcttccaggtctgaagcagctgctgaaacaAGGATCAGTGCAGAAGGTGTACAATGGACTGCAGGGATATTgatgtgtgtgttgggggggaaAAATTGGACTTAAGGCAAAAAGGTCAGATTTCTTTGCAGTCTTTTCTCCTGCCCACTGTAGACTGGCcaagagggggagggaggggcaATTGCTGAGGTAtgtatccttttttttccttgtaaatgaTGGAATTTGGGGGAAATCCTGCCCTTTTCAGGACACAACTGGTGCTGCCTATCATGTTCCTCCACCTGGAACAACAAAGAGACTCCTTGAGCaggacacaaaaaaacccaacaaaacaaaaaagagaagaaaaggtggGGAAAGGAGTTTAAAATTCCACACAGCTTGgaatttctggtttttaaatatattttgatggGACTTTTCTGGACCATCTCAACATCTTTTCAGagcttctcctgctttttgtCCTTGGTGTCAGTCTCTTCTGAGTTTCTGGTGTTTTGGGGGAGGGCTTaatcctttccttccccctctttGAGTGTGGTGTTGGTCTGTGTTTCTGGAGtccaggggctgtggggagggaacTGTCAGGAGATGAGCTAAATTAGTGTCCCACATCTGGttgggaaagcagaagaaacatctCTTAAGGCTCCTGTGGACTCTATTTAACTACCAAGGAGTCCTCATGTCCCAAAAGTTCATGCTTGCTTTGAAATTTGAAGTCATAACAGCTTAGCAAAGATCCCTCAGACTTTCACAGTGTGattatttttagtattattattattattattatttcctttggaaaacaaCAGGAATGGTTCTTCTTTGTTGCCTCCAAATGTACCCAACAGCTTGTCTGGGAaagctcccttccctcctgggTTCTGTCCTCTGTGAGGACAGGTGAAGCcaacagcacagaaataaagatGTTTGAGTTGGAAtgacaaaaaaccaaaccccaacaaCCTGGTGATGTATTtcagcagccctgggagagctgggagtcCTGGGAATAACCAAGGAATGGTTCCTCCAGCCATGGAAGCTTGTGAGGTGAAACTAGAGCTGCTGATCCCAGCAAGAGCTCTGTGGCTGCTTGGTTTGAACCCAGGGCCtgggcagctggcaggggatgacctctgctgctgtggctgctggggtgaagatcctgctgcttccagcattCCCATCAGGCTCCTCTCCaagtcttctccaggcagaagtAGCTCAAGAGTTTCCCAGGGGTGTCTGTgtcagccaggctggggctttgctgggacagggagggaCCAGCCAGTGGTTTGTGTAGGATGagcttctgctccttccctctgggCTCTCAGGGGCTTCCAGTGGGATCCTCACAACTGCTGCCTCTCACCCCATCCCCTGCCTGGGAAGTGGATCAGAGCTGGTTCTCCATGGGGTATGATTCTATGGgagggatggatgaaaactggaagagggagattgaggtgagacatgaggagggaattctggagtgtgagggtggtgagagcctggcccaggttgcccagggaagctgtggctgccccatccctggcagtgttgaagggcaggttggatggggcttggagcagcctgggctggtgggaggtgtccctgcccatgcagggggttggatctgggtgatcttgaagctcccttccaacccaaaccagtctgggattctgtgttGGGAATTGTgggatgatccaagggctggagcagctctgctctggagccaggctgggagagctggggtgttcagcctggagaagagaaggctccagggagacctgagagcaccttccagtgcctgaaggggctccaggaaagctggggaggggcttgggacaagggcagggagggagaggacaaggggggatggatgaaaactggaagaggggaggttgaGGTGGGACATGGgtctagatggtctttaaggtcccttccaacccaacccagtcTCTGGTTCTATGATCTGCTTTTTCTACCTGGCAGCGTttgccagggagcagcagcaggagtctCAAGGTGGGTGgtgattctttttctttgtcaaCTTGAAGTAGCTGAGATCTGAGTGGGGAGaggtgcagagctgtgctggcccAGCCCTTGGTGCTGCCCTTGCTCCAACCACGTCCCCTCCAAGCCCCAAACCCTGGCAGGAGCTGATGCAGCGGAAGCAGCAGCACCGGGAAGGTTTCCTGTTGGATCCTTTGGACATTTGCCTTGGCAGAGCAAATCAGGGACTTCAGGAACAGCTGAGAGAGGTGGGACAAGGCAAACCTGGGCTGCCAAACCCTTGGGTCTTGATGTCCCCTTCCCAAAACCTGTAAGAAAGTCTCTAATCCCAGTCACTCCAGTGTCTACCCATTGGATGACCCAGGTGTCcgtgggcagctctgcccacccTTCCACCCCTTCAATCTCTTAAGAAACCAGTTTTCAAAGAACCTCTtcttccccatccccctgtTCCCAAGCTGGTTCCTGTTCCCTCAGCCCCTGGAGGGTCTGTTTGATGCTTGCTTTTCCACCTTCCTGCTCCCCTGGCACACAGCAATGCTGCCAGCTCTTTCCTGGAGCAATAAACTCTGGAGTGGTGGAGAGAAGTTGGCTGTGGTCTAAACCTTTTCCTACCTGCcccctgagcagcaggcagtgctttTATTTCATGCATGAGTCCTTGTTCCCatggctgcttttcctttccctcttaattcttttccttcctgtggtTCTTGGGgagttttgttgggttgtttctttttcattgtggGTCTGCACTCCTGTGGaacagcaagagctgcagagccccagcaggaaaaacaggaaagaaagccCCAAATCCTACCCAAAGACCcaacttcctttcttctccctcttcccccccccctgctgtggggtgtgtgcagagctgggatCCCACCTTCAAAGCTCCCAGGGTTTCTGTGTTtctccacaggcagcagcaagtCCTTTGCCAGGGCTTGGGCCAAATATCTCCACTTGTTTTGGTCTGCTTGCCTGAAGGGAATTGTGCTGCTTCTAGGATGGTGGGGGTTATTTGTCCTCTGAGGCCCCCAGGGTGCCTGGCCAGGGCAATGTGGAAGCTCTTTAGTGCCTCTGGCATCCCCTGTCTCAGCTGGTGTGAGGCAGCCATTGTGCTCAGGGCTCCTTCATCTCCTGGAAGTGCTTTGAGGAGCATCCTTAGATCTTCACCTTGGCTGCTCTTGGTTTAGGACCAAGCAGGCACCCTGGAGGTGTGAACCTCTGAGCTGGGAACCCTGTCATGCACAGTCTGAACTTCCAACCCCTTCCAAGCAATGCTGCTGTTCccaaattccatttttaaaagcccaAATTTCCTGGTCCCCTTTCACCCTAAATTCTGGCACAGGTCAAGGATTGTTGATGGTTCAGATGAAGGCCTGTTGTTCCACTCTTGTCCTTGCAACACGTTCCTAGAAGTC harbors:
- the DNAJB11 gene encoding dnaJ homolog subfamily B member 11 encodes the protein MAPAWLGRLCLLLLCLCGEAAAGRDFYKILGVSRSASIKDIKKAYRKLALQLHPDRNPDDPRAQEKFQDLGAAYEVLSDEEKRKQYDAYGEEGLKDGHQSSHGDIFSHFFGDFGFMFGGNPRQQDRNIPRGSDIIVDLEVTLEEVYSGNFVEVVRNKPVARQAPGKRKCNCRQEMRTTQLGPGRFQMTQEVVCDECPNVKLVNEERTLEVEIEPGVRDGMEYPFIGEGEPHVDGEPGDLRFRIKVLKHPVFERRGDDLYTNVTISLVEALTGFEMDIAHLDGHKVHVARDKITKPGAKLWKKGEGLPNFDNNNIKGSLIITFDVEFPKEQLTNQQREGLKQLLKQGSVQKVYNGLQGY